Proteins encoded by one window of Muntiacus reevesi chromosome 6, mMunRee1.1, whole genome shotgun sequence:
- the LOC136170314 gene encoding MLV-related proviral Env polyprotein-like, whose product MILLFVRGVSSSVQEGGSPHQVYRITWRVFNTETGETATETTGVAPVSMYFPSLTVDLCDIVGESWDPNPQEPFPGYGCLHPGWRVKTRALDFYVCPGHSRTRPEVQRCGGPPEGYCKAWGCETTGEAHWVPSYPARDLITVKRKPLSGYTGPGPWVCGKTGQEKDCGPCYDIKKQNITGATPGGKCNPLLIQFTSKGKTADWSTLKTWGLRLHRAGYDPFALFSISRTIAPVSDLRPIGPNLVLSDQKAPTQIGPETSKAAAAPPSPYITHASKGEETGDPEMTVAPTLTKPPGSGDRLMSLVEGAYKALNATNPAATEGCGLCLATSPPYYEGLATLGNFSNTTRAPDQCNNPGLHRLTLPQVGGQGLCIGKVPADHAGLCNQTVTVDPGEYYLVPPNNTWWACNTGLTPCVSAAVMDLTQDFCVLAQVMPRILYHSEEALLDTLEHRRRKKREPVMTLALLLGLGGTAVGIGTGTAALIQGGQQLAQLQLAIDTDLRAIENSISLLEKSLTSLSEVVLQNRRGLDLLFLKDKGLCAALGEECCFYADHTGVVKDSMAKLRDRLDQRQKDRDAQQNWFEGWFNRSPWITTLVSTLIGPLFILLLLLTFGPCILNRLLQFIKNRLSVVQALVLTQQYQMLKQQEP is encoded by the coding sequence AGACAGCAACTGAAACTACCGGTGTAGCCCCAGTCTCCATGTATTTCCCCAGTTTGACTGTAGATCTGTGTGACATAGTGGGAGAAAGCTGGGATCCCAATCCCCAAGAGCCCTTCCCTGGATATGGATGCTTACACCCTGGGTGGCGGGTAAAAACCCGAGCACTTGACTTTTATGTATGTCCGGGTCACTCACGGACCCGTCCTGAAGTCCAGAGGTGCGGAGGGCCCCCAGAGGGATACTGCAAGGCCTGGGGATGTGAAACAACAGGAGAAGCTCACTGGGTACCCTCCTATCCAGCCCGGGATTTAATCACAGTCAAGAGAAAGCCGCTTAGTGGCTATACAGGGCCGGGGCCATGGGTTTGTGGAAAGACTGGACAAGAAAAGGACTGTGGGCCTTGTTATGATATCAAAAAACAGAATATCACTGGGGCAACCCCCGGGGGCAAGTGTAATCCCCTACTCATTCAGTTTACCAGCAAGGGGAAAACAGCAGATTGGAGTACCCTAAAAACCTGGGGGCTAAGACTACATCGGGCTGGCTATGATCCTTTCGCCCTATTCTCCATATCCAGGACCATTGCCCCAGTAAGTGACCTTAGACCGATCGGGCCGAATCTAGTATTATCGGATCAGAAGGCCCCTACTCAGATCGGACCCGAAACCAGCAAAGCAGCCGCTGCCCCACCCTCTCCCTATATTACCCACGCCTCCAAGGGAGAAGAGACTGGAGATCCCGAGATGACTGTAGCCCCTACTCTTACTAAACCCCCAGGCTCAGGAGATCGGTTAATGAGTCTCGTAGAAGGAGCTTACAAGGCCCTGAACGCCACCAACCCAGCTGCCACTGAGGGATGCGGGCTCTGCCTAGCCACAAGCCCCCCCTATTATGAGGGACTGGCCACATTGGgaaacttctccaacaccacccgGGCCCCAGACCAATGCAACAATCCCGGCCTACACAGGCTCACTCTGCCTCAGGTAGGGGGACAAGGACTCTGTATTGGAAAGGTCCCCGCTGACCATGCCGGGCTATGCAATCAGACTGTTACGGTAGACCCGGGAGAATACTATCTGGTCCCCCCCAACAATACCTGGTGGGCATGTAACACCGGGCTCACGCCCTGTGTGTCAGCCGCTGTCATGGACTTAACCCAAGATTTCTGTGTACTCGCTCAAGTGATGCCTCGTATTCTTTACCATTCTGAAGAAGCCTTGTTAGATACTCTTGAACATAGacgaagaaagaaaagagaaccgGTTATGACATTAGCTCTCTTGCTTGGACTTGGGGGAACTGCAGTGGGGATCGGAACCGGGACGGCCGCCTTAATACAAGGAGGCCAGCAGCTAGCCCAGTTACAGCTTGCCATAGATACAGACCTTAGAGCAATTGAAAACTCTATTTCCCTGCTTGAAAAATCCCTTACCTCCCTGTCGGAGGTGGTACTCCAAAATAGAAGAGGGCTagatttgctatttttaaaggaCAAAGGCCTTTGTGCTGCCTTAGGAGAAGAATGCTGCTTCTATGCTGACCATACTGGGGTAGTAAAAGATTCCATGGCAAAGCTAAGAGATAGACTAGACCAGCGGCAAAAAGATAGAGACGCACAACAAAACTGGTTTGAGGGATGGTTCAACAGGTCCCCCTGGATAACTACCCTAGTCTCTACTCTTATAGGACCCCTTTTTATACTCTTGCTTTTGCTTACTTTCGGGCCTTGCATTTTAAACCGCTTATTACAGTTCATCAAAAATAGGCTATCGGTGGTCCAAGCACTAGTGCTCACCCAACAATATCAAATGTTAAAACAACAAGAGCCCTGA